One Deinococcus sp. LM3 genomic region harbors:
- a CDS encoding MDR family MFS transporter, which yields MSAPPTPAAAPAISPQVRQLATVGLVVGVFLAALEASVVATAMPSVIADLGGESLYALPFAVYLLTSTVSSPLWGRASDIVGRRRLYLWGVVIFLIGSALCGLSTSMTALILARAVQGLGAGALLPLTLTMIGELYTLAERTRVQSFISGVWGISGLLGPLLGGWLTESLSWRWTFYASLPFGVAALLLALRFLPETGRPRPARLDWPGALLFTAGSGLLVWGLEQRQWLMVAGGLLTLLAAVLVERRHPEPLLPMRALRQRLPRVAFAGNLLGGAAYFGVIAYLPLYAQGVSGGGATSAGAILTPMLVGWTLTAILTARLVRTVPLPRIAQAGFAVLVVMFAALTFAVHAPLWVTSVLGFAVGTGMGLAMLSLLLAAQESSAREDLGAVTSGVLFARQMGGALGVALMALLIGSAAIESGGYPLAEGLRRAYLLALGLVAAAFALSLLLRPTPVSRPDRPVPME from the coding sequence GTGAGCGCTCCCCCCACCCCCGCCGCTGCCCCCGCCATCTCGCCGCAGGTCCGGCAGCTCGCCACGGTGGGACTGGTCGTGGGCGTGTTCCTGGCGGCGCTGGAGGCCAGCGTGGTCGCCACCGCCATGCCCAGCGTCATCGCGGACCTGGGCGGCGAGAGCCTGTACGCCCTGCCGTTCGCGGTGTACCTGCTGACCAGCACGGTGTCCAGCCCGCTGTGGGGCCGCGCGAGCGATATTGTCGGGCGGCGCCGCCTGTACCTGTGGGGCGTGGTGATCTTCCTGATCGGGTCGGCGCTGTGCGGCCTGAGCACCTCCATGACCGCCCTGATCCTGGCGCGGGCCGTGCAGGGACTCGGCGCGGGCGCCCTGCTGCCCCTCACGCTGACCATGATCGGCGAACTGTACACCCTGGCCGAACGCACGCGGGTGCAGTCGTTCATCTCGGGCGTATGGGGCATCTCCGGGCTGCTGGGGCCACTGCTGGGCGGCTGGCTGACCGAGAGCCTGTCGTGGCGCTGGACCTTCTACGCCAGCCTCCCCTTCGGCGTGGCGGCCCTGCTGCTGGCCCTGCGCTTCCTGCCGGAGACGGGGCGACCCCGGCCCGCGCGACTCGACTGGCCCGGCGCGCTGCTGTTCACGGCCGGCAGCGGCCTGCTCGTCTGGGGCCTAGAGCAGCGGCAGTGGCTCATGGTGGCCGGCGGCCTGCTGACCCTGCTGGCCGCCGTGCTGGTCGAGCGGCGGCACCCGGAACCGCTGCTGCCCATGCGCGCCCTGCGCCAGCGGCTGCCGCGCGTGGCGTTCGCCGGGAACCTGCTGGGCGGCGCGGCGTACTTCGGCGTGATCGCGTACCTGCCGCTGTACGCGCAGGGCGTCAGCGGGGGCGGCGCGACCTCGGCCGGGGCGATCCTGACCCCCATGCTGGTCGGCTGGACCCTGACCGCCATCCTGACCGCGCGGCTGGTCCGGACCGTGCCGCTGCCCCGCATCGCGCAGGCGGGCTTCGCGGTACTGGTCGTCATGTTCGCCGCGCTGACCTTCGCCGTGCACGCGCCGCTGTGGGTCACGAGCGTCCTGGGTTTCGCGGTCGGGACCGGCATGGGGCTGGCGATGCTGAGCCTGCTGCTGGCCGCGCAGGAAAGCAGCGCCCGCGAGGACCTCGGGGCCGTCACCAGCGGCGTCCTGTTCGCCCGGCAGATGGGCGGCGCGCTGGGGGTGGCCCTGATGGCCCTGCTGATCGGATCGGCCGCCATCGAGAGCGGCGGCTACCCGCTGGCCGAGGGACTGCGCCGCGCGTACCTGCTGGCGCTGGGGCTGGTCGCCGCCGCGTTCGCGCTGAGCCTGCTGCTGCGCCCCACGCCGGTCAGCCGCCCGGACCGGCCCGTGCCCATGGAATAA
- the recG gene encoding ATP-dependent DNA helicase RecG, which produces MATVAELREKLRRPLNAELAGGCQNRVVAGGVERLLASPLGNPFPKVREALRGYAELDGPEREAALRGALALLADPDAPKAAAPRAATRAAPPTAAPGERLPLDAEIARLDTGPGGARKLQSLGLHTVRDVLHAYPHRHEDRRALPDLSEVEDGQKVTVEGRVVAKSRRSPKPGMQILDVTLETPSGGRVKATWFNQPWVEKQLREGARLVLTGRVKRFGRSVQLGVEHLETVDGAQDSLSTGRIVGVYDSKDGVSQEFLRRAAHRALLAAPLDDYLPAHWRQKYALTDLGDALWGMHYPADEAQLARANHRLRFDEYLFLELRMLLQGEDAVLEGKRFGAKSEDIHTFEGALPFRFTNAQRRVLLEITDDMRSDRQMARLVQGDVGSGKTAVAACALYLAVRDGYQGALMAPTEILARQHYANLVGYLGKLDVRVGLLIGAMTPKVKLEMQTRIAEGDVDVVVGTQALIQENVRFDNLGLAVVDEEHRFGVQQRRKLLAGRPDVLVMSATPIPRSLALTAYGDLELSVIDELPPGRTPIETKLVQDTARQQAYGFVMRQIREGRQAFVVTALIEESDTLELLAATQLADDLKTILPEARTEVLHGKMSAAEKDHVMDRFRAHEFDLLVSTTVIEVGVDVPNASVMVIENAERFGLAQLHQLRGRVGRGSAKSYCVLIAGEHSKKTRQRLKIIEGSTDGFVIAEADLKLRGPGEIRGTRQSGIPDLRLADLANDTQIIEQARELAKHILAHDPRLEHPRLQYLRSELQNRSQSVAFREVI; this is translated from the coding sequence ATGGCGACTGTGGCGGAACTGCGGGAGAAATTGCGGCGGCCCCTGAACGCCGAACTGGCGGGCGGCTGTCAGAACCGCGTGGTGGCGGGCGGCGTGGAGCGGTTGCTGGCCTCGCCGCTGGGGAATCCCTTCCCGAAGGTGCGCGAGGCGCTGCGCGGGTACGCGGAGCTGGACGGCCCGGAGCGGGAGGCGGCCCTGCGGGGGGCGCTGGCGCTGCTGGCCGACCCGGACGCCCCGAAAGCGGCCGCGCCGCGCGCCGCGACCCGCGCGGCCCCCCCGACCGCCGCGCCCGGCGAGCGCCTGCCGCTGGACGCCGAGATCGCCCGGCTGGACACCGGTCCCGGCGGGGCGCGCAAACTGCAATCCCTGGGCCTGCACACCGTCCGGGACGTGCTACACGCCTACCCGCACCGCCACGAGGACCGCCGCGCCCTGCCGGACCTGTCGGAAGTCGAGGACGGCCAGAAGGTCACGGTGGAGGGCAGGGTGGTCGCCAAGTCGCGCCGCAGCCCGAAACCCGGCATGCAGATTCTGGACGTGACGCTGGAAACCCCGTCGGGCGGGCGCGTGAAGGCCACGTGGTTCAACCAGCCGTGGGTGGAAAAGCAGCTGCGTGAGGGCGCGCGGCTGGTCCTGACGGGCCGCGTGAAACGCTTCGGGCGCAGCGTGCAACTGGGTGTCGAGCACCTGGAAACGGTGGACGGCGCGCAGGACAGCCTCAGTACCGGGCGGATCGTGGGCGTGTACGACAGCAAGGACGGCGTCTCGCAGGAATTCCTGCGCCGCGCCGCGCACCGCGCATTGCTGGCCGCGCCGCTGGACGATTACCTGCCCGCGCACTGGCGGCAGAAGTACGCCCTGACCGACCTGGGTGACGCCCTGTGGGGCATGCACTACCCGGCCGACGAGGCGCAACTGGCCCGCGCGAACCACCGCCTGCGCTTCGACGAGTACCTGTTCCTGGAACTCCGCATGCTGCTTCAGGGTGAGGACGCCGTGCTGGAAGGCAAACGCTTCGGCGCGAAAAGCGAGGACATCCACACCTTCGAGGGCGCCCTTCCCTTCCGCTTCACGAACGCCCAGCGGCGCGTGCTGCTGGAAATCACGGACGACATGCGCAGCGACCGCCAGATGGCCCGCCTCGTGCAGGGCGACGTGGGCAGTGGGAAAACGGCCGTGGCCGCCTGCGCGCTGTACCTCGCGGTGCGCGACGGCTACCAGGGCGCGCTGATGGCCCCCACCGAGATTCTCGCCCGGCAGCACTACGCGAACCTCGTGGGGTACCTGGGCAAACTGGACGTGCGCGTGGGCCTGCTGATCGGCGCGATGACCCCGAAGGTGAAACTGGAGATGCAGACCCGCATTGCCGAGGGAGACGTGGACGTCGTGGTCGGCACCCAGGCCCTCATTCAGGAGAACGTGCGCTTCGACAACCTCGGGCTGGCCGTCGTGGACGAGGAACACCGCTTCGGCGTGCAGCAGCGCCGAAAACTCCTCGCGGGCCGCCCCGACGTGCTCGTCATGAGCGCCACGCCCATCCCCCGCTCGCTGGCGCTGACCGCCTACGGCGACCTGGAACTCTCGGTGATCGACGAACTGCCCCCCGGCCGCACCCCCATCGAGACGAAACTCGTGCAGGACACCGCCCGGCAGCAGGCGTACGGCTTCGTCATGCGCCAGATCCGCGAAGGAAGACAGGCGTTCGTCGTCACCGCGCTGATTGAGGAAAGCGACACGCTGGAACTCCTGGCCGCCACGCAACTCGCCGACGACCTGAAAACCATCCTCCCCGAGGCGCGCACCGAGGTCCTGCACGGCAAGATGAGCGCCGCCGAGAAGGACCATGTGATGGACCGCTTCCGCGCGCACGAATTCGACCTGCTCGTCTCCACCACCGTCATCGAGGTCGGCGTGGACGTCCCCAACGCCAGCGTGATGGTCATCGAGAACGCCGAACGCTTCGGCCTCGCCCAGCTGCACCAGCTGCGCGGCCGCGTCGGACGAGGTAGCGCCAAGTCCTACTGCGTCCTGATCGCCGGGGAACACAGCAAGAAAACCCGCCAGCGCCTGAAGATCATTGAAGGCTCTACAGACGGCTTCGTCATCGCGGAAGCTGACCTGAAACTGCGCGGCCCCGGCGAGATCCGGGGCACCCGCCAGAGCGGCATCCCGGACCTACGCCTCGCCGACCTCGCCAACGACACGCAGATCATCGAACAGGCCCGCGAACTCGCCAAACACATCCTCGCGCACGACCCCAGGCTGGAACACCCCCGCCTGCAATACCTGCGCAGCGAGTTGCAGAACCGCAGCCAGAGCGTGGCATTCCGCGAAGTGATCTGA
- a CDS encoding DUF705 domain-containing protein → MTPPPLIVYVDVDETLVRNVGRSRVPIPGAIAHVRELAAQGAELYCWSSGGAAYARDSAREVGLDGVFMAFLPKPQVLLDDQRVESWRQLVQLHPLSCPGESVESYRESLDNTRRSER, encoded by the coding sequence ATGACCCCTCCCCCGCTGATCGTGTACGTGGATGTGGACGAGACGCTGGTGCGGAACGTGGGGCGGTCACGGGTGCCGATCCCCGGCGCGATCGCGCATGTGCGGGAGCTGGCGGCGCAGGGCGCGGAGCTGTACTGCTGGAGTTCCGGTGGAGCCGCCTACGCGCGGGACAGTGCGCGCGAGGTGGGGCTGGATGGCGTGTTCATGGCGTTCCTGCCCAAGCCGCAGGTGCTGCTGGACGACCAGCGGGTCGAGTCGTGGCGGCAGCTGGTGCAGCTGCATCCATTGTCCTGCCCCGGCGAGTCGGTGGAGTCGTACCGGGAGTCGCTGGACAACACCCGCCGGTCAGAGCGGTGA
- a CDS encoding VWA domain-containing protein, with translation MPRPAPTRRSRSLAATLLRGASALLLGTLALAGGAHAQAGPTSVQLILDASGSMFTRLPGGQTRIAAAQDVLSDLIAALPDRPDLNVGLRLYGARTNAGDAGACQDSALTIPMTGVDRAALLNTVRTTRPRGATPIVYSLTQAARDFPTTPGRKLVVLVTDGLESCGGNLQDALKAFRERGIEVDLRVIGIDLNDRAAQAFAGVGTFVNTRSAPELAAALGQATAQVAPPATQTLPVTVTLTSGGNPVPSGPTVTFTATGGRATSLSPASGAYAASVPPGAYTATVRTATDTRTFAGLTVSAGSPNRFTFDLTPTGRVTLTVTPAAPTAGGRATVTFSGAPAATGRPWITLARPGDPDAAYLDWEYVTGAGGTVTLTVPDDTTPHEARYHQANSDGSTRVIGRSAPFTPQRTAASVTAPATAAAGSAIRVGWTGPNNPGDYVTIVPASADPGAYTRYFYTTGINPGTLTTPTAPGAYEVRLNNETSGRVLARAPITLTASAYAVTAPPTATAGSRIQVGWTGPNNPGDYVTIVPRGAPVGAYLAYFYTKDANPGTLTTPPTPGEYEIRYSTEATSPNPTLTSTPIRLTAAAYGLSAPRQGKAGTTIQVNWTGPNNPGDYVTIVPRGAPVGAYLDYFYTKDSNPGRLTLPAQPGEYEIRYSTEAASPNPTLHSIPFTVTK, from the coding sequence ATGCCCAGACCCGCCCCCACCCGCCGGTCCCGTTCCCTCGCCGCTACCCTGCTGCGCGGCGCGTCTGCCCTGCTCCTCGGGACGCTGGCTCTTGCCGGCGGCGCCCACGCGCAGGCCGGTCCCACCAGCGTGCAGCTGATCCTGGACGCCTCGGGCAGCATGTTCACGCGCCTGCCCGGCGGGCAGACCCGCATCGCTGCCGCGCAGGACGTCCTGAGCGACCTGATCGCCGCCCTGCCCGACCGCCCGGACCTGAACGTGGGCCTGCGCCTGTACGGCGCCCGCACGAACGCCGGGGACGCCGGCGCCTGCCAGGACAGCGCCCTGACCATCCCCATGACCGGCGTGGACCGCGCCGCGCTGCTGAACACCGTCCGGACCACCCGCCCACGCGGCGCGACGCCCATCGTGTACTCGCTGACGCAGGCCGCCCGCGACTTCCCCACCACCCCCGGCCGCAAACTCGTGGTGCTCGTCACGGACGGCCTGGAATCCTGCGGCGGGAACCTCCAGGACGCCCTGAAAGCCTTCCGGGAACGCGGCATCGAGGTGGACCTGCGCGTGATCGGCATCGACCTGAACGACCGCGCCGCGCAGGCCTTCGCGGGCGTGGGCACCTTCGTGAACACCCGCAGCGCCCCCGAACTGGCCGCCGCGCTCGGTCAGGCCACCGCGCAGGTCGCGCCGCCCGCCACGCAGACCCTGCCCGTCACCGTCACCCTCACCAGCGGCGGGAATCCCGTTCCCAGCGGCCCGACCGTCACCTTCACCGCAACGGGCGGCCGGGCCACCAGCCTCAGCCCCGCCAGCGGCGCGTACGCGGCCAGCGTCCCACCCGGCGCGTACACCGCCACCGTCAGGACTGCCACCGACACCCGCACCTTCGCGGGCCTGACCGTCAGCGCCGGCAGCCCCAACCGCTTCACGTTCGACCTGACCCCCACCGGCCGCGTCACCCTGACCGTTACGCCCGCCGCTCCCACCGCCGGGGGCCGCGCCACGGTCACGTTCAGCGGCGCGCCCGCCGCCACCGGCCGCCCCTGGATCACCCTCGCCCGCCCCGGCGACCCCGACGCCGCCTACCTCGACTGGGAGTACGTGACCGGCGCGGGCGGCACCGTCACCCTGACCGTCCCCGACGACACCACCCCCCACGAGGCCCGCTACCATCAGGCGAACTCCGACGGCAGCACCCGCGTCATCGGCCGCAGCGCCCCCTTCACGCCGCAACGCACGGCCGCCAGCGTCACCGCGCCCGCCACGGCTGCCGCCGGCAGTGCCATCCGGGTCGGCTGGACCGGCCCGAACAACCCCGGCGATTACGTCACCATCGTCCCCGCCAGCGCCGACCCCGGCGCGTACACCCGCTACTTCTACACTACCGGCATCAACCCCGGCACCCTGACCACCCCCACCGCCCCCGGCGCGTACGAGGTCCGCCTGAACAACGAAACCTCCGGCCGCGTCCTGGCCCGCGCGCCCATCACCCTGACCGCCAGCGCCTACGCCGTCACCGCCCCACCCACCGCCACCGCCGGCAGCCGCATCCAGGTCGGCTGGACCGGCCCGAACAACCCCGGCGACTACGTCACCATCGTCCCCAGGGGCGCCCCGGTCGGCGCGTACCTCGCGTACTTCTACACCAAAGACGCCAACCCCGGCACCCTGACCACGCCCCCCACCCCCGGCGAGTACGAGATCCGCTACTCCACCGAGGCCACCAGCCCCAACCCCACCCTCACCAGCACCCCCATCCGCCTGACCGCCGCCGCGTACGGCCTCAGCGCCCCCCGCCAGGGCAAGGCCGGCACCACCATCCAGGTGAACTGGACCGGCCCGAACAACCCCGGCGACTACGTCACCATCGTCCCCAGGGGCGCCCCGGTCGGCGCGTACCTCGACTACTTCTACACCAAAGACAGCAATCCCGGCCGCCTCACCCTGCCCGCCCAGCCCGGCGAGTACGAGATCCGCTACTCCACCGAGGCCGCCAGCCCCAACCCCACCCTGCACAGCATCCCGTTCACCGTCACGAAGTAG
- a CDS encoding YhgE/Pip domain-containing protein: MNTLPPDAPTPDTPPSPATPPSPETPRRRRLNTDYRALSAAERSLWRYPIMWAAAAAFLFVPLIYVGVYLMSVWDPAGNLPDLPAALVNLDQGTVSRGEPVNVGRELLTELHKDPPVQFRRYPTQAQAEAAVRRGEVYFALTIPADFSRRAVSGNSSEHGLLRLYRAPGLNYYASTVADRVASAIAEDLNATLGENRWEVVQNSLADVQQGFLDLHGATVKLADGAQTLLDGSGKLTGGATTLAGGADTLAGGARDLANGAQDLSGGVGSLTGGVSKLSSSLKQLGAAAPGEKQLAPLRSGSARLASSADTLAGGLGQLSSGSEQLAAAAKKLGSGAAQVDTGTRQLAAQLPALATGLGDLNGGAATLASGAARLSDGLGKAQTGAKQASDGAAQLATGLGRLDTGLGDLQSGAQSLESGATSLAAALNATPAVQNARALQTGAASLATGLEGSKAASAATSRGAQTLATQLPALGSGLNDLSGGATQLQAGAAKLAAGTASARTGAQKAAAAAAQLATGTAQLGSGTQELATGAGTLATNTRQAATGATQLAAGARTLQTGVNTLIDGNLKIKSALGQITAQLPDQKDLDALSSGGRTLASSSEQLAGGARSLATGAGTLRTGTADLQSGARQLRDGLVTLRDRIPTDTEQLGGDPDGLARSVQVRTEDFANVANNGSAFAPYFIALALWVGATLTTFIFPFLLIPDSGRHTGQVARVLRKLSVPLLIVAGQAGIVVLGVHLMDVPFMNPAQVLLTSLAGSVTFLIVILALNLLFGPAGRVLALILLIVQLAASGGSYPVELSSPAFQAIHNLIPVTELINALRHAMFGAFEGQYWDFMGRMGLVALIGFIVALLSRRRWVYTPDDRFRSPIITDVG, encoded by the coding sequence ATGAACACACTGCCTCCAGACGCCCCCACTCCCGACACACCCCCCAGCCCCGCCACACCTCCCAGCCCCGAGACACCCCGCCGCAGGCGCCTGAACACCGACTACCGCGCCCTGAGCGCCGCCGAACGCAGCCTGTGGCGCTACCCGATCATGTGGGCCGCCGCCGCCGCCTTCCTGTTCGTGCCGCTGATCTACGTCGGCGTGTACCTCATGAGCGTCTGGGACCCCGCCGGGAACCTGCCGGACCTGCCCGCCGCCCTCGTCAACCTCGACCAGGGCACCGTCTCACGCGGCGAACCCGTCAACGTGGGCCGCGAACTCCTGACCGAACTGCACAAAGACCCACCCGTGCAGTTCCGCCGCTACCCCACCCAGGCGCAGGCCGAGGCCGCCGTCCGGCGCGGCGAGGTGTACTTCGCCCTGACCATCCCCGCCGACTTCAGCCGCCGCGCCGTCAGCGGCAACAGCAGCGAACACGGCCTGCTCCGGCTCTACCGCGCCCCTGGCCTGAACTACTACGCCAGCACCGTCGCCGACCGCGTCGCCAGCGCCATCGCCGAGGACCTGAACGCCACCCTCGGCGAGAACCGCTGGGAAGTCGTGCAGAACAGCCTCGCGGACGTCCAGCAGGGCTTCCTGGACCTGCACGGCGCCACCGTGAAACTCGCAGACGGCGCGCAGACCCTCCTGGACGGCAGCGGGAAACTCACGGGCGGCGCGACCACCCTCGCCGGTGGCGCGGACACCCTGGCGGGCGGTGCCCGCGACCTCGCGAACGGCGCCCAGGACCTCAGCGGCGGCGTCGGCAGCCTGACGGGCGGCGTGAGCAAACTGAGCAGCAGCCTGAAACAACTCGGGGCGGCTGCCCCCGGCGAGAAACAGCTCGCCCCGCTGCGCAGCGGCAGCGCCAGGCTGGCCAGCAGCGCCGACACCCTGGCCGGCGGCCTGGGCCAGCTCTCCAGCGGCAGCGAACAGCTGGCCGCCGCCGCGAAGAAACTCGGCAGCGGCGCCGCCCAGGTGGACACCGGTACCCGCCAGCTCGCCGCGCAACTCCCGGCCCTGGCCACCGGCCTGGGCGACCTGAACGGCGGCGCCGCCACCCTCGCCAGCGGCGCTGCCCGCCTGAGTGACGGCCTCGGCAAGGCCCAGACGGGCGCGAAACAGGCCTCGGACGGGGCCGCGCAACTCGCCACCGGCCTGGGTAGACTCGACACCGGCCTCGGCGACCTCCAGAGCGGCGCGCAGTCCCTGGAGAGCGGCGCGACCAGCCTCGCCGCTGCCCTGAACGCCACCCCCGCCGTTCAGAACGCCCGCGCCCTCCAGACCGGCGCGGCCAGCCTCGCCACCGGCCTGGAGGGGTCGAAGGCCGCCTCGGCCGCCACCAGCCGGGGCGCCCAGACCCTCGCCACGCAACTGCCCGCCCTGGGCAGTGGCCTGAACGACCTGAGCGGCGGCGCCACGCAGCTGCAGGCCGGCGCCGCGAAACTCGCCGCCGGAACCGCCAGCGCCCGCACCGGCGCACAGAAAGCCGCCGCCGCAGCCGCGCAGCTCGCCACCGGCACCGCCCAGCTCGGCAGCGGCACCCAGGAACTCGCCACCGGTGCCGGCACCCTCGCCACGAACACCCGCCAGGCCGCGACCGGCGCCACGCAACTCGCCGCTGGCGCCCGGACCCTCCAGACCGGCGTGAACACCCTGATCGACGGCAACCTGAAGATCAAGAGCGCCCTCGGGCAGATCACCGCCCAGCTCCCGGACCAGAAGGACCTGGACGCCCTGAGCAGCGGCGGCCGGACCCTCGCCAGCAGCAGCGAGCAGCTCGCGGGCGGCGCCCGCAGCCTCGCCACCGGCGCCGGGACGCTCCGCACCGGCACCGCCGATCTGCAGAGCGGCGCCCGCCAGCTCCGGGACGGCCTCGTCACGCTGCGCGACCGCATCCCCACCGACACCGAACAGCTCGGCGGCGACCCCGACGGCCTCGCCCGCAGCGTCCAGGTCCGCACCGAGGACTTCGCGAACGTCGCCAACAACGGCAGCGCCTTCGCGCCGTACTTCATTGCCCTGGCCCTGTGGGTCGGCGCGACCCTGACCACCTTCATCTTCCCGTTCCTGCTGATTCCCGACAGTGGCCGCCACACCGGACAGGTCGCCCGCGTCCTGCGCAAACTCAGCGTGCCGCTCCTGATCGTCGCCGGACAGGCCGGCATCGTCGTGCTGGGCGTTCACCTGATGGACGTGCCGTTCATGAATCCCGCCCAGGTCCTGCTGACCAGCCTCGCGGGCAGCGTCACCTTCCTGATCGTGATCCTCGCCCTGAACCTGCTGTTCGGCCCGGCCGGGCGCGTCCTGGCGCTGATCCTGCTGATCGTGCAACTCGCCGCGAGCGGCGGCAGCTACCCCGTTGAACTCTCCAGCCCCGCCTTCCAGGCCATCCACAACCTGATTCCCGTCACGGAACTCATCAACGCCCTTCGGCACGCCATGTTCGGCGCCTTCGAGGGCCAGTACTGGGACTTCATGGGCCGCATGGGTCTGGTCGCCCTGATCGGGTTCATCGTCGCGCTGCTCAGCCGCCGCCGCTGGGTCTATACCCCGGACGACCGCTTCCGCTCACCCATCATCACCGACGTCGGGTAA
- a CDS encoding TetR/AcrR family transcriptional regulator, protein MQSLSSARSPRRLPSADRRQQILSGSEALFTTRGFEAVTMGDVARVIGVSRPTIYSYFTSTTDILAELLTARLQDLETRLAPLLAEIHSGERTRPFAALLNELVQEQSLLTLLQSGSGPAFTRRRQQVLADLEQRLHTHLPSEGARTPYLLTCITILLHGAAAHAVNAGLSAAATAQLGQTLDTLLNTGVQAFATQPAPAGPDSGDR, encoded by the coding sequence ATGCAGAGCCTCTCCTCCGCCCGCAGTCCCCGCCGCCTTCCCTCGGCCGACCGCCGGCAGCAGATTCTCAGCGGCAGCGAGGCCCTGTTCACCACCCGCGGCTTCGAGGCCGTCACCATGGGCGACGTCGCCCGCGTGATCGGCGTCTCCAGGCCCACCATCTACAGCTACTTCACGTCCACCACCGACATCCTCGCCGAACTGCTCACGGCCCGGCTCCAGGACCTCGAAACCCGCCTCGCCCCGCTGCTCGCCGAGATTCACAGCGGCGAACGCACCCGCCCCTTCGCCGCCCTCCTGAACGAACTCGTGCAGGAACAGTCGCTACTGACGCTGCTCCAGAGCGGCAGCGGCCCCGCCTTTACCCGCCGCCGCCAGCAGGTCCTGGCCGACCTCGAACAGCGCCTGCACACCCACCTGCCCAGCGAGGGCGCCCGCACGCCCTACCTGCTGACCTGCATCACCATCCTGCTGCACGGCGCCGCCGCGCACGCCGTGAACGCCGGACTGAGCGCCGCCGCCACCGCGCAGCTCGGGCAGACGCTCGACACCCTGCTGAACACCGGCGTGCAGGCCTTCGCCACCCAGCCCGCCCCGGCCGGTCCGGACTCCGGCGACCGCTGA
- a CDS encoding SDR family oxidoreductase, producing the protein MTSDRTPPTPTPSLHDQRVLVTGATGGIGLITARELAARGAHVTIVGRHPERTRLAAQQTGAQDFILADLSELAQTRRAAQEYAARHGHLDVLVNNAGAFNARRAETREGIEQTWALNHLSPFLLTRDLLPLLRASAAPRVVTVASAAHTTGRIRFDDPEFRRGYGGWAAYAQSKLANILFARELARREPGIRSNSLHPGMVATGFAHNNGGWVSRAYRVVDRFAITAEQGAQTSIHLASSDAPVSGAYFSESRAVTPAPQARDDGAAFRLWILSEGYLD; encoded by the coding sequence ATGACGTCAGACCGCACGCCCCCGACTCCGACCCCCTCCCTGCACGACCAGCGCGTCCTGGTGACCGGCGCGACCGGCGGCATCGGCCTGATCACCGCCCGCGAACTCGCGGCGCGCGGCGCTCACGTCACCATCGTCGGCCGCCACCCGGAACGCACCCGCCTCGCCGCGCAGCAGACCGGCGCGCAGGACTTCATCCTGGCCGACCTGTCGGAACTCGCGCAGACCCGCCGCGCCGCGCAGGAGTACGCCGCCCGCCACGGCCACTTGGACGTCCTGGTCAACAACGCCGGGGCCTTCAATGCCCGCCGCGCCGAGACCCGCGAGGGCATCGAGCAGACCTGGGCCCTGAACCACCTCTCCCCCTTCCTGCTGACCCGCGACCTGCTGCCCCTGCTGCGTGCCAGCGCCGCGCCGCGTGTCGTGACGGTCGCGTCGGCCGCGCACACCACGGGCCGCATCCGCTTCGACGACCCGGAATTCCGGCGCGGGTACGGCGGGTGGGCCGCGTACGCGCAGAGTAAACTCGCCAACATCCTGTTCGCGCGGGAACTCGCGCGGCGCGAACCCGGCATCCGCAGCAACAGCCTGCACCCCGGCATGGTCGCCACCGGCTTCGCGCACAACAACGGCGGGTGGGTCAGCCGGGCGTACCGCGTCGTGGACCGCTTCGCGATCACGGCCGAGCAGGGCGCGCAGACCAGCATTCACCTCGCCAGCAGCGACGCACCGGTATCTGGAGCGTACTTCAGCGAGTCGCGCGCCGTGACGCCCGCCCCGCAGGCCCGCGACGACGGGGCCGCGTTCCGCCTGTGGATTCTCAGCGAGGGCTACCTGGACTGA